One genomic region from Cydia amplana chromosome Z, ilCydAmpl1.1, whole genome shotgun sequence encodes:
- the LOC134660978 gene encoding uncharacterized protein LOC134660978: MSLFVDLRQIKTSVSNLSEMVDKISTSVGKETHKDAHPRLEDSVLFDERPPYKPTLGFGVRFSQSQEDVYKNMPSSRLRSHMSLPNLGKASGVFDKTNMTHESGPKILELDDKYIENSAKATIQSLSDNISDWIMASTYKRPHFDDSGDTHPMDFVEYAKYYISELNMPEEKQLAFIISCFEGVPLMWARCFKSEFKDIDNFFKAFEDEFWGADRQKAALYDMKLGKYDETNHQMPMSEYFLQKVSSYRHLNPPPSDLEIVYSLAAHFPSAVELELRLSPKPTLRAAYRMLRSREGGATDFLPNYLYEMCEAFQRGQRPESARRHDAGLAANSTEKHS; the protein is encoded by the coding sequence ATGAGCTTGTTTGTTGATTTGCGCCAAATCAAAACATCCGTGTCTAATCTGTCGGAGATGGTGGATAAAATATCTACGTCGGTCGGCAAGGAAACACACAAGGACGCTCACCCCCGACTCGAGGATTCCGTGCTCTTCGACGAACGCCCGCCCTACAAGCCTACGTTGGGATTCGGGGTTCGTTTTTCTCAGAGTCAAGAAgatgtttataaaaatatgcCTTCATCACGCCTACGTAGTCATATGTCACTTCCAAATTTGGGTAAAGCAAGTGGAGTTTTCGATAAAACTAACATGACTCATGAGAGTGGCCCTAAAATACTCGAATTAGATGATAAATACATCGAAAATTCCGCTAAAGCCACCATACAATCCTTATCTGATAATATTAGCGATTGGATTATGGCCTCTACATATAAGAGACCACATTTTGATGATAGTGGAGACACGCATCCTATGGACTTTGTAGAGTATGCAAAGTATTACATATCTGAGCTGAACATGCCTGAAGAAAAACAACTCGCTTTTATTATATCATGCTTCGAAGGTGTACCTCTTATGTGGGCTCGATGTTTCAAAAGTGAGTTCAAAGACATAGACAACTTTTTCAAGGCGTTCGAAGATGAATTTTGGGGGGCTGACAGGCAAAAGGCTGCCCTGTATGATATGAAGTTGGGAAAGTATGACGAGACTAATCATCAGATGCCTATGTCGGAATATTTTTTGCAGAAAGTTTCTAGTTACAGACACCTGAATCCACCGCCCTCCGATCTGGAGATCGTGTACTCATTGGCAGCTCACTTTCCGTCAGCCGTTGAGTTGGAGTTGCGGCTGTCCCCGAAGCCGACGCTACGTGCAGCTTACAGGATGCTGAGGAGCAGAGAGGGCGGAGCGACGGACTTCCTTCCCAATTACTTGTACGAAATGTGCGAGGCATTCCAACGCGGCCAGAGACCGGAGTCGGCGCGTCGCCACGACGCCGGGCTTGCGGCAAACTCGACAGAAAAACATTCCTAG
- the LOC134661386 gene encoding protein Wnt-5-like, with product MRCFNVFLILLFMFLPKSTEAIRWLALHESDGNWTEADCATARRDGALWAGQARACRRQPGAMAHVAAAARLTRAACLAAHAGDRWNCSSIERAPNYSPDLLTGTREQAYVYAMSAAALAWSVARACAAGALPACSCAAPPRAPPRPPRQAHVTPAEPHASFKWGGCGDNFQWAERFAKQFMDMHEIDVRDGKLEELIEVETTTTELPTTLDPTTPAPVVILVDDQPAPAPDNASVTARPRKKGRRGRKRLPRSPRRGRPTRKRFRPRYDFEDQSSRYRNLEYRMAADDPRFDPQVDLRTRLQRLRPFIASANLINVRFGRKAVSLAMRTKCTCHGVSGSCSVRTCWRALPPLARVASALAGEAARAGPLRPRRRARRAKPRLRYVTPSPDYCEPDPAAGSLGTHGRRCNASAGNAAGGCGRLCCGRGRRAVRSTRLERCHCRYHWCCRVDCQLCRITSEDHYCN from the exons GGCGCTGCACGAGAGCGACGGCAACTGGACGGAGGCTGACTGCGCGACGGCGAGGCGCGATGGAGCGCTGTGGGCCGGCCAG GCTCGCGCGTGCCGACGGCAACCCGGGGCGATGGCGCACgtggcggcggccgcgcggctgACGCGCGCCGCCTGCCTCGCCGCGCACGCCGGCGACCGCTGGAACTGCTCTTCTATCGAGCGCGCGCCCAACTACTCGCCGGACCTGCTCACCG GTACCCGCGAGCAGGCGTACGTGTACGCGATGTCCGCAGCGGCGTTGGCGTGGTCAGTGGCGCGCGCCTGCGCGGCGGGCGCGCTGCCGGCGTGCTcgtgcgccgcgccgccgcgtgcgccgccccgcccgccgcGCCAGGCGCACGTCACGCCCGCCGAGCCGCACGCGAGTTTCAAGTGGGGCGGCTGCGGGGACAATTTTCAGTGGGCTGAGAG ATTTGCCAAGCAATTCATGGACATGCATGAGATTGACGTTCGGGATGGTAAATTGGAGGAGTTGATCGAAGTGGAGACGACTACCACCGAACTACCGACCACGTTAGACCCGACCACGCCGGCGCCCGTGGTGATCCTCGTGGACGACcagccggcgccggcgcccgaCAACGCCAGCGTGACGGCACGCCCGCGAAAGAAGGGACGCCGCGGGCGCAAACGGCTGCCGCGCTCGCCTCGCCGAGGCAGGCCCACGAGGAAACGGTTCAGACCAAG ATACGATTTTGAGGATCAGAGTTCCAGATACCGCAACTTGGAGTACCGCATGGCCGCGGACGACCCCCGGTTCGACCCGCAGGTGGACTTGCGCACGAGACTGCAGCGCCTACGCCCGTTCATCGCCTCCGCCAATCTCATCAACGTCCGTTTTGGCAGAAAG GCAGTATCATTAGCGATGCGCACCAAGTGCACGTGCCATGGCGTGTCGGGGTCATGCTCGGTACGCACGTGCTGGCGCGCCCTGCCTCCGTTGGCGCGCGTAGCGTCCGCGCTCGCGGGCGAGGCGGCGCGTGCCGGTCCGCTGCGGCCGCGCCGCCGTGCACGCCGCGCCAAGCCGCGGCTCCGCTACGTCACACCCAGTCCAGACTACTGCGAGCCCGATCCTGCGGCCGGCTCTCTTGGCACGCACGGAAG ACGGTGTAACGCAAGTGCGGGCAACGCCGCAGGCGGCTGCGGGCGGTTGTGCTGCGGGCGCGGGCGACGGGCCGTGCGGTCCACCCGACTCGAGCGCTGCCACTGCCGCTACCACTGGTGCTGCCGCGTCGACTGCCAGCTCTGCCGCATCACCTCGGAGGATCACTATTGCAATTAA